The following proteins are co-located in the Meleagris gallopavo isolate NT-WF06-2002-E0010 breed Aviagen turkey brand Nicholas breeding stock chromosome 13, Turkey_5.1, whole genome shotgun sequence genome:
- the NAE1 gene encoding NEDD8-activating enzyme E1 regulatory subunit codes for MFMFLFQYRLWGDHGQEALESAHVCVINATATGTEILKNLVLPGIGSFTIVDGNRVSGEDVGNNFFLQKSHIGQSRAQSATELLQELNSDVSGNFVEESPENLLDNDPSFFNRFNLVVATQLSESTVLRLAELLWNFNIPLLICRTYGLVGYMRVIIKEHPVVESHPDNALEDLRLDKPFPELTEHIQSYDLDHMDKKDHSHTPWIVIVAKYLTKWFNEKSDQLPKSYKEKEAFRQLIRQGILKNENGTPEDEENFEEAIKNVNTALNTTKIPRCIEEIFNDDCCINLTEQSPSFWILVRAVKEFVANEGQGCLPVRGTIPDMIADSSKFIKLQNVYREKAKRDIAAVGSHAAKLLQSLGKAPESISERELKSLCSNSAFLRVVRCRSLSEEYGLNTFNKDEIISNMDNPDSEVVLYLMLRAVDRFYKQHGRYPGVYNYQVEDDIGKLKSCLTSFLQEHGLSVVVKDDYVHEFCRYGAAEPHAIAAFMGGAAAQEIIKVITGQFVIFNNTYIYSGMSQTSATFQL; via the exons atgtttatgtttttattcCAATATAGACTGTGGGGTGACCATGGGCAAGAAGCTTTAGAGTCAGCCCATGTTTGTGTGATAAATGCAACGGCCACAGGAACTGAAATACTCAAAAATCTGGTGCTACCTG GTATTGGTTCATTTACAATTGTGGATGGGAATCGGGTCTCTGGAGAAGACGTTGGAAATAA tttctttcttcaaaaaagcCACATTGGTCAG AGTCGTGCCCAGAGTGCTACTGAACTTCTGCAAGAATTGAATAGTGATGTTTCTGGAAACTTTGTGGaagag AGTCCAGAAAACCTTCTAGACAATGACCCTTCCTTCTTTAATCGATTTAACTTAGTGGTTGCAACACAACTATCAGAAAG TACGGTGCTACGCTTAGCTGAACTCCTCTGGAATTTTAACATTCCTCTGCTGATCTGTAGGACTTATGGACTGGTTGGTTATATGAGAGTCATCATCAAAGAACATCCAG TTGTTGAATCTCATCCTGACAACGCATTAGAAGATCTGAGGCTGGACAAGCCATTTCCAGAACTGACAGAGCACATTCAGTCTTATGACTTGGATCATATGGACAAAAAG GACCACAGCCACACTCCATGGATTGTGATTGTTGCCAAGTATCTAACAAAATGGTTCAACGAG AAAAGTGATCAGTTGCCTAaaagttacaaagaaaaagaagccttCAGACAGCTGATCCGGCAAG GTAtcttaaagaatgaaaatgggACTCCAGAAGATGAGGAAAACTTTGAAGAAGCTATAAAAAATGTGAACACAGCATTAAATACTACAAAG ATTCCAAGGTGTATTGAAGAGATTTTTAATGATGATTGCTGCATAAATCTCACAGAACAG TCTCCTTCCTTCTGGATTCTGGTTCGAGCTGTAAAGGAATTTGTGGCAAATGAGGGGCAAGGATGCTTACCTGTCAGGGGCACAATTCCTGATATGATAGCAGATTCCAGTAAATTTATCAAATTACAAAATGT GTACCgtgaaaaagcaaagagggaTATTGCTGCTGTGGGTAGCCATGCTGCTAAATTGTTACAGTCCCTAGGCAAG GCACCTGAATCAATTTCGGAGAGAGAATTGAAATCACTTT GCAGCAACTCAGCTTTTCTTCGTGTAGTGAGATGTAGATCTCTGTCTGAAGAATATGGTTTAAACACTTTTAACAAGGATGAAATTA tttctAACATGGATAACCCGGACAGTGAAGTAGTGTTGTACTTGATGCTACGGGCTGTTGATAGATTTTATAAGCAGCATGGTAGATATCCAG GTGTCTACAACTATCAAGTAGAAGATGATATTGGAAAACTGAAGTCATGTCTTACTAGTTTCTTACAAGAGCATGGTTTGTCTGTAGTGGTGAAAGATGACTATGTTCATGAGTT TTGTCGCTACGGAGCTGCTGAACCACATGCTATTGCTGCCTTCATGGGAG gagctgctgctcaggagaTAATTAAGGTCATCACGGGGCAGTTTGTGATTTTTAACAACACCTATATTTACAGCGGGATGTCACAGACGTCAGCCACTTTCCAGCTGTAG
- the CA7 gene encoding carbonic anhydrase 7 — protein MTGHHSWGYGQDDGPAEWHKSYPIAQGNRQSPIDIISAKAVYDPKLMPLVISYESCTSLNISNNGHSVMVEFEDIDDKTVISGGPFENPFRLKQFHFHWGAKHSEGSEHTIDGKPFPCELHLVHWNAKKYATFGEAAAAPDGLAVLGVFLEIGKEHANMNRLTDALYMVKFKGTKAQFRSFNPKCLLPLSLDYWTYLGSLTTPPLNESVIWVVLKEPISISEKQLEKFRMLLFTSEEDQKVQMVNNFRPPQPLKGRTVRASFKA, from the exons ATGACTGGCCACCACAGTTGGGGATATGGGCAGGATGACG GACCTGCGGAGTGGCACAAATCTTATCCTATTGCCCAAGGGAACCGTCAGTCACCTATTGATATAATTTCTGCAAAAGCAGTCTATGACCCTAAGCTGATGCCGCTTGTTATCTCCTATGAATCCTGCACATCTCTCAACATCTCCAACAATGGCCATTCAGTTATGGTTGAGTTTGAAGATATTGATGACAAGACAG TGATCAGCGGTGGCCCCTTTGAGAATCCCTTTCGGCTAAAGCAGTTCCACTTTCACTGGGGGGCGAAGCACAGTGAGGGATCAGAGCATACAATTGATGGCAAACCTTTTCCATGTGAG ctccaTTTAGTTCACTGGAATGCCAAGAAGTATGCAACAtttggagaagcagcagcagctccagatgGCTTGGCTGTACTTGGTGTTTTCTTGGAG ATTGGAAAAGAACATGCCAATATGAACAGACTCACTGATGCTTTGTACATGGTAAAATTTAAA GGGACAAAAGCTCAATTTAGAAGCTTCAACCCCAAATGTCTCCTGCCTTTGAGTCTAGACTATTGGACATACCTTGGATCTTTGACAACACCACCCCTTAACGAGAGTGTAATATGGGTAGTGCTGAAAGAACCCATCAGTATTTCTGAGAAACAG CTGGAGAAGTTCCGCATGCTCCTCTTCACCAGTGAGGAAGACCAGAAGGTCCAGATGGTGAATAACTTCCGCCCCCCTCAGCCACTCAAGGGGAGAACAGTTCGAGCTTCCTTCAAGGCCTGA